A window from Rhinolophus sinicus isolate RSC01 linkage group LG18, ASM3656204v1, whole genome shotgun sequence encodes these proteins:
- the ZG16B gene encoding pancreatic adenocarcinoma up-regulated factor has protein sequence MLLWLTLTLLWSTTCWAQQMYGNGGGTYFSSPVDEDNDITGIRVSVGPIGIFKSIQVKHGSNWSEIYGVSGGETQEFLLWPEEHIIGVYGMHRIFLRYLVLYTDTGRWAAFGKEGGRSFVAYPEQHEKVLTGIFGQYQGLGLTGIGFKWDYPRKELGAEQQSEGMNG, from the exons ATGCTGCTGTGGCTGACCCTCACCCTCCTCTGGAGTACCACCTGCTGGGCACAGC AGATGTATGGGAATGGAGGAGGAACGTATTTCAGTAGCCCTGTAGATGAAGACAATGATATAACTGGGATTCGGGTGTCTGTGGGTCCTATAGGCATATTTAAGAG TATCCAGGTGAAACATGGATCCAACTGGAGCGAAATATATGGTGTCTCAGGCGGGGAAACGCAGGAATTCCTCCTGTGGCCGGAAGAACACATTATAGGGGTGTACGGCATGCACAGGATTTTCCTCCGGTACCTGGTCCTATACACCGACACTGGGCGCTGGGCTGCCTTTGGGAAAGAAGGTGGCCGCAGCTTCGTCGCCTACCCCGAGCAGCACGAAAAGGTGCTCACAGGAATCTTTGGCCAGTATCAGGGCCTCGGCCTCACGGGCATTGGTTTTAAGTGGGATTATCCTCGAAAAGAGCTTGGCGCTGAGCAGCAATCAGAGGGGATGAATGGTTGA